From Ancylobacter pratisalsi, one genomic window encodes:
- the smpB gene encoding SsrA-binding protein SmpB, with translation MAEKKQLPRKVVADNRRARFDYEIGETFEAGIALSGTEVKSLREGKATVAESYVSAKSGEAILYNSFIPEYLQANRFNHEPRRPRKLLLHMREIAKLWQAVEREGMTVVPLRIYFNEQGRAKVELAIARGRKAHDKREALKEKDWARDKQRLLRDRG, from the coding sequence ATGGCCGAAAAGAAACAGCTGCCCCGCAAGGTTGTCGCCGACAACCGGCGGGCGCGGTTTGATTATGAGATTGGCGAGACATTCGAAGCGGGGATCGCGCTGTCCGGGACGGAGGTGAAGAGCCTGCGCGAGGGGAAGGCGACGGTCGCAGAGAGCTACGTCTCGGCCAAGTCCGGGGAGGCAATCCTCTATAATTCCTTCATCCCGGAATACCTTCAGGCCAACCGTTTCAACCATGAGCCGCGCCGTCCGCGAAAACTGCTGCTGCACATGCGCGAGATCGCAAAGCTGTGGCAGGCGGTCGAGCGTGAGGGCATGACGGTCGTGCCGCTGCGCATCTATTTCAATGAGCAGGGGCGCGCCAAGGTCGAGCTTGCGATCGCTCGCGGACGAAAGGCCCATGACAAACGTGAGGCGCTGAAGGAAAAGGACTGGGCCCGCGACAAGCAAAGATTGTTGCGGGATAGGGGCTGA
- the efp gene encoding elongation factor P, whose translation MVKVIASTLRKGNVVDIDGKLYVVLTADNIHPGKGTPVTQIDMRRISDGVKISERYRTTEQVERAHVEDRPHTFLYSDGEGFHFMNPDNYDQVAVHTDVVGDQAPYLQEGMQVMLKIHDGNGIAIELPQRVVLEVVETEPAMKGQTASSSYKPAVLSNGVRSAVPPHVSIGTRIVVMTADGSYVERAKD comes from the coding sequence ATGGTCAAGGTCATTGCCAGCACATTGCGCAAGGGCAACGTCGTCGACATCGACGGCAAGCTCTACGTCGTGCTCACCGCCGACAACATCCACCCCGGCAAGGGCACGCCGGTCACCCAGATCGATATGCGGCGCATCTCGGACGGCGTGAAGATTTCCGAGCGCTACCGCACGACCGAACAGGTCGAACGCGCCCACGTCGAGGATCGCCCCCACACCTTCCTCTATTCGGATGGTGAAGGGTTTCACTTCATGAACCCCGACAATTACGACCAGGTGGCGGTGCATACCGACGTGGTCGGCGATCAGGCGCCCTATCTCCAGGAAGGCATGCAGGTCATGCTGAAGATCCACGACGGTAACGGCATCGCCATCGAACTGCCTCAACGCGTGGTGCTGGAAGTGGTGGAGACCGAGCCGGCGATGAAGGGCCAGACGGCCTCGTCCTCCTACAAGCCGGCCGTGCTTTCCAACGGCGTGCGTTCCGCTGTGCCGCCGCATGTCAGCATCGGCACCCGCATTGTGGTGATGACCGCCGACGGGTCCTATGTCGAGCGCGCCAAGGACTGA
- the dapA gene encoding 4-hydroxy-tetrahydrodipicolinate synthase, which produces MPHSLPFRGSFTALVTPFRDGALDEKALRGLVDWQIAEGIHGLVPVGTTGESPTVTHDEHKRVVEWTVEQAAGRVPVIAGAGSNNTLEAIDLARHAEQAGADAVLVVTPYYNKPGQEGLFQHYRAINDAIGIPIFIYNIPGRSVVDMSVETMQRLYELPNIAGVKDATANLVRVSLQRQAMGPEFNQLSGEDATALAFMAHGGDGCISVASNVAPKLCAQLINACAAGDYKGALELQDRLFPLFQALFVETNPSPTKYALSVLGKIADEARLPMVPVSAKTKEIVQAAMRHAGLIN; this is translated from the coding sequence ATGCCGCATTCTCTGCCTTTCCGTGGATCCTTTACGGCGCTCGTGACGCCGTTCCGCGACGGCGCGCTCGACGAGAAAGCACTGCGCGGACTTGTCGATTGGCAGATCGCGGAAGGCATCCACGGCCTCGTGCCAGTTGGGACCACCGGCGAGAGCCCGACCGTGACCCATGATGAGCACAAGCGTGTCGTGGAGTGGACCGTCGAACAGGCGGCCGGCCGCGTACCGGTGATCGCCGGTGCAGGTTCCAACAACACGCTTGAAGCAATCGACCTGGCGCGTCACGCGGAACAGGCCGGGGCCGACGCCGTGCTCGTGGTGACGCCCTACTATAACAAGCCGGGCCAGGAAGGGCTGTTTCAGCACTACAGGGCCATTAACGACGCGATCGGCATCCCGATTTTCATCTACAACATTCCTGGTCGGTCGGTCGTCGACATGTCGGTCGAGACAATGCAACGGCTTTACGAGCTGCCGAACATTGCTGGGGTGAAGGATGCGACCGCGAACCTTGTGCGTGTCAGCCTTCAGCGCCAGGCGATGGGGCCGGAATTCAACCAGCTCTCCGGCGAGGACGCTACGGCGCTTGCATTCATGGCCCATGGCGGCGATGGCTGCATCTCCGTGGCCTCGAATGTGGCTCCAAAGCTCTGCGCACAGCTGATCAACGCCTGCGCAGCGGGTGATTACAAGGGCGCGCTTGAACTCCAGGACAGGCTGTTCCCGCTGTTTCAGGCGTTGTTCGTTGAAACCAACCCAAGCCCCACCAAATATGCACTGAGCGTTCTCGGTAAGATCGCCGACGAAGCCCGGCTTCCCATGGTGCCGGTAAGTGCAAAGACCAAGGAGATCGTCCAGGCCGCCATGCGGCATGCAGGATTGATCAACTGA
- the epmA gene encoding EF-P lysine aminoacylase EpmA produces MSVPASPWWSPSIHADRRPFLMARQRVIGAIRAFFAARDFVEVETPLLQISPGNETHLKAFATTLEAPDGTQAKRYLHTSPEFTAKKLLAAGETRLFTLARVFRNGERTALHHPEFTMLEWYRTDERYHSLMEDCAALLGAVANATGTSLFTYGGMSCDPQLSPELLTVADAFTRHAGIDLMASVDKAGNERDMLWQAAAASGIRVAPDDSWADVFTRVMVERVEPHLGQGRATILYEYPISEAALARPKPGDGRVAERFELYACGVELANAFGELTDPHEQRRRFVQWMDEKERLYGERYPIDEDFLAALAVMPEASGIALGLDRLVMLAAGARRIEDVLWAPVAP; encoded by the coding sequence ATGTCCGTTCCCGCTTCTCCTTGGTGGTCGCCGTCGATCCATGCGGACCGGCGGCCGTTCCTGATGGCGCGCCAGCGGGTAATCGGGGCGATTCGCGCCTTCTTCGCCGCCCGGGATTTTGTGGAGGTGGAGACGCCCCTTCTTCAGATATCGCCAGGCAATGAGACGCACCTCAAAGCGTTTGCCACCACGCTCGAAGCGCCGGACGGCACGCAGGCGAAACGCTACCTGCACACGTCGCCGGAGTTCACGGCAAAGAAGCTCTTGGCGGCGGGTGAAACGCGCCTGTTCACCCTCGCTCGGGTGTTTCGAAACGGTGAGCGGACGGCGCTCCACCATCCCGAATTCACCATGCTCGAATGGTATCGGACGGACGAGCGTTACCACTCGTTGATGGAAGACTGCGCCGCATTGCTAGGGGCGGTGGCGAATGCGACCGGCACGTCCCTGTTCACTTATGGTGGCATGAGCTGCGACCCTCAGCTTTCGCCTGAACTCCTGACCGTTGCCGACGCGTTTACCCGCCATGCGGGTATCGACCTCATGGCGAGCGTTGATAAGGCCGGGAATGAGCGCGACATGTTATGGCAGGCCGCCGCCGCGAGCGGCATTAGGGTCGCGCCTGACGACAGCTGGGCCGATGTTTTCACACGGGTGATGGTGGAGAGAGTCGAACCGCATCTGGGGCAGGGGCGGGCGACAATCCTCTATGAGTATCCCATCTCTGAAGCGGCGCTGGCACGGCCGAAGCCGGGGGACGGACGTGTGGCCGAGCGCTTCGAGCTGTATGCGTGCGGGGTGGAGTTGGCCAATGCATTTGGTGAACTGACAGACCCGCATGAACAGCGTCGTCGCTTCGTGCAGTGGATGGACGAGAAGGAGAGACTTTATGGCGAGCGCTACCCGATCGACGAGGACTTTCTGGCGGCGCTTGCCGTGATGCCGGAGGCATCCGGAATCGCGCTTGGTCTCGATCGTTTGGTGATGCTCGCGGCTGGAGCGCGGCGCATAGAAGACGTGTTGTGGGCGCCCGTAGCCCCCTGA